A window of Lusitaniella coriacea LEGE 07157 contains these coding sequences:
- the efp gene encoding elongation factor P, which translates to MISSNDFRTGVTIELDRSVWRVVEFLHVKPGKGSAFVRTKLKNVQNGSVVERTFRAGETVPQANLEKRVMQYTYKEGEQFVFMDMESFEESRLAEGQIGDRVKYLKEGMEANVIFWGEQILEVELPNSVTLEVTQTDPGVKGDTATGGTKPAIVETGAQVMVPLFISVGERIKIDTRNDSYLGRE; encoded by the coding sequence ATGATTTCTAGTAATGATTTTAGAACTGGTGTCACGATTGAGTTAGACAGATCGGTTTGGCGAGTGGTTGAATTTCTCCACGTCAAACCCGGAAAAGGCTCGGCGTTCGTGCGTACAAAATTGAAGAATGTCCAAAATGGGAGTGTGGTCGAGCGTACTTTTCGCGCGGGGGAAACGGTTCCCCAGGCGAACTTGGAAAAGCGCGTCATGCAATACACCTATAAAGAAGGCGAACAATTCGTCTTCATGGATATGGAAAGTTTTGAAGAAAGTCGTCTCGCCGAGGGGCAAATTGGCGATCGCGTCAAGTACCTCAAAGAAGGGATGGAAGCAAATGTTATCTTTTGGGGAGAGCAAATCTTAGAGGTTGAATTACCCAACTCCGTTACCCTTGAGGTTACCCAAACCGATCCCGGTGTCAAAGGCGATACTGCAACAGGCGGCACAAAACCCGCTATTGTTGAAACAGGAGCGCAAGTCATGGTACCGCTGTTTATTTCTGTGGGCGAGCGGATTAAAATCGATACCCGCAATGATAGCTACTTGGGTCGGGAGTGA
- a CDS encoding peptidylprolyl isomerase: METTSKFFQNWGKRFFKATLIVLLIVPFYLGLSGINSRAYAAPRKSQLAKGNAITDPAAILRYSLPIDNDAVRQLQGDIEDISNQLRSKRWNSVKQDVSSAIKIANRKKERLLAGIPDERQAEAEKLVAAIDTELTQLQEAVEARDKDRVTTQRRELLDRVTTLEELMVTAFPFEVPEEYSNLPQLKGRATVEMKTSKGAIAIIADGYSAPINAGNFVDLVQRGFYDGLEFIPGQDFVRQVGDPPGKEEGFIDPKTKEYRAIPLEVLIQGEEEPLYEITLEDAGYYLEPLALPFSAYGAVALARPGDDPNGGSSQIFFFLFDTELTPPGFNLLDGRYSVFGYVVEGKEVLDKLKAGDKVISAKVVRGSENLVQPS, encoded by the coding sequence ATGGAAACGACAAGCAAATTTTTCCAAAATTGGGGCAAACGGTTTTTCAAAGCAACGTTAATTGTGCTGCTGATTGTTCCGTTTTACCTGGGTTTGAGTGGTATTAACAGTCGTGCTTATGCCGCGCCGCGCAAAAGCCAACTCGCCAAAGGCAATGCTATTACCGATCCTGCTGCAATTCTGCGTTATTCTCTACCGATTGATAACGATGCAGTACGACAATTGCAAGGGGATATTGAAGATATTTCTAATCAACTGCGGAGTAAGCGTTGGAATTCTGTTAAGCAGGATGTTAGCAGTGCGATAAAGATTGCCAATCGCAAAAAGGAGCGGTTGCTAGCGGGAATTCCCGACGAACGCCAAGCGGAAGCGGAGAAACTTGTTGCTGCGATTGATACCGAACTCACTCAACTCCAGGAAGCGGTTGAGGCGCGGGATAAGGATCGCGTGACAACGCAGCGACGGGAATTGCTCGATCGCGTGACAACATTAGAAGAGTTAATGGTTACGGCGTTTCCTTTTGAGGTTCCCGAAGAATATAGCAATTTGCCACAACTCAAGGGTCGCGCGACAGTAGAGATGAAAACGAGTAAGGGCGCGATCGCGATTATTGCAGATGGCTACAGCGCGCCGATTAATGCGGGGAATTTTGTAGATTTAGTACAGCGCGGATTTTACGACGGTTTAGAGTTTATTCCCGGACAAGATTTTGTGCGACAAGTCGGCGATCCTCCGGGGAAAGAAGAAGGATTTATCGATCCAAAAACGAAGGAATATCGCGCAATTCCTTTGGAAGTTTTGATTCAAGGAGAAGAAGAACCCCTTTACGAGATTACCCTTGAAGATGCTGGCTATTATTTGGAACCTCTCGCGCTCCCATTTTCTGCTTACGGTGCAGTTGCTCTGGCGCGTCCCGGCGACGATCCCAATGGCGGTTCTTCTCAAATCTTTTTCTTCCTGTTCGATACGGAATTAACCCCACCTGGATTTAATCTATTGGATGGGCGCTATTCTGTATTCGGCTATGTAGTTGAAGGGAAAGAGGTTCTCGATAAGCTCAAAGCAGGAGATAAGGTCATCTCGGCGAAGGTTGTTCGAGGTTCTGAGAATTTGGTACAACCAAGTTAA
- a CDS encoding cytochrome-c peroxidase — protein MTRPIFFKVLKKFWLFPILLFSFVVVGSWQYGQMKQPSNVVPEITPLAFVQRVDEPIHPIPLTLRLNKQKVRLGKKLFHDPQLSGDNTISCASCHNLNRGGVDGLPVSVGIGRKKGTMNAPTVFNSAFNFKQFWDGRAESLEEQIDSPIHSDHEMGASGWKEIINKLQQSPDYMKDFKALYEDGITSKNIKDAIAVFERSLITPNARFDKFLQGDKKALNQEEKMGYQRFKAYGCVACHQGVNVGGNMFQGLGVFGNYFEDRGKISPADWGRYNVTKKERDRYVFKVPSLRNIVLTSPYFHDGSVETLAEAIRIMGQYQLGRKLSDEDVDLILRFLIALTGEYEEE, from the coding sequence ATGACTCGTCCTATTTTTTTCAAAGTCCTCAAAAAGTTTTGGCTATTCCCCATTTTGCTTTTTAGCTTCGTTGTTGTGGGATCGTGGCAGTATGGGCAGATGAAACAGCCGTCGAATGTTGTCCCGGAAATCACTCCCTTGGCTTTTGTGCAACGAGTGGACGAACCCATTCATCCAATTCCTTTGACCTTAAGACTCAACAAACAGAAGGTGAGATTAGGGAAAAAACTCTTCCACGATCCTCAATTGTCTGGGGATAATACAATTTCCTGTGCGAGTTGCCACAACCTCAATCGCGGGGGAGTTGATGGTTTGCCAGTTTCTGTTGGAATTGGAAGAAAAAAAGGAACGATGAACGCGCCAACGGTTTTTAACAGTGCGTTCAATTTTAAGCAGTTTTGGGATGGGCGTGCGGAATCCTTGGAGGAGCAAATTGATAGTCCGATTCATTCAGACCACGAAATGGGTGCTTCTGGATGGAAGGAAATTATTAATAAACTCCAGCAGTCTCCGGACTATATGAAAGATTTTAAAGCGCTGTACGAGGATGGCATTACGAGCAAAAATATTAAGGACGCGATCGCGGTTTTTGAACGTTCTTTAATTACGCCCAATGCTCGCTTCGATAAATTTCTGCAAGGGGACAAAAAAGCGCTGAATCAGGAAGAAAAGATGGGTTACCAGCGTTTTAAAGCCTATGGCTGCGTGGCTTGTCACCAAGGGGTGAATGTAGGGGGGAATATGTTTCAGGGGTTGGGAGTGTTTGGCAATTATTTCGAGGATCGCGGTAAGATTTCCCCAGCCGATTGGGGGCGCTACAATGTGACGAAGAAGGAGCGCGATCGCTACGTTTTTAAAGTTCCGAGTTTGCGCAATATCGTCCTCACTTCCCCCTATTTCCACGATGGTTCGGTTGAAACCCTCGCTGAAGCAATCCGTATTATGGGTCAATATCAATTGGGTCGCAAACTTTCAGATGAGGACGTTGACCTCATTCTTCGCTTCCTGATCGCCCTTACAGGGGAGTACGAGGAGGAGTAA
- a CDS encoding DAHL domain-containing protein, translating to MKILSFILKNVKRKYVRGLLTLSVVSGVFILGGMALQSTSINNKEHQRYIRAIAQQEARENYLTKNILRIRYQELEDYDLLVESLEWFETNQGMLSEIPGFIGGREQSAISQILQTKFKTFQKLEIEIEEFKSKNALLKNSLKYLPELKSELVNRETSTQENLALVKALNQLQEQILLYNLNADRDLANKIQETQNQIEKIKAENDFARAESLLDLVLRHTEIVLNLQPQVNQLTEELLRHSDITLTKELQEAYLGAYQKAVRRLTIYRAIAYLFLLLILSWIAYRIIKNLSEANYRVRRSNLRLEATLKKLKETQAKLIQTEKMAGLGQVVAGVAHEINNPVSFIYSNLTPAQQYLQDLLELIEVYQQEYPQRNDRIEDVQDAIDLDFVRTDFLKLLGSMNTGAERIRTIVLSLRNFSRFDESELKTVNIHEGIDSALVFLNERLTHNRTQSTIQVVKNYGDLPLITCFPGQLNQVFVNILSNAIDALHAEEIYERTLTITTEIIRRTPQKFPTLTEIPFEENDNSQEVHGDVVAICIQDTGLGIPKKLQDRIFEPFFTTKPIGEGTGLGLSVSYQIVVEKHQGVLKCISTPEEGTTFRIEIPLHPGKRRNSEPKQGEISSRKLLLDRDSETVDSKSSIVQMFFKEARKLKS from the coding sequence ATGAAAATTCTTTCTTTTATTCTCAAAAATGTGAAAAGAAAATACGTTCGAGGATTATTAACCTTGAGCGTGGTGAGTGGTGTTTTTATTTTGGGAGGGATGGCGCTTCAAAGTACCTCGATTAATAACAAGGAGCATCAACGCTATATTCGCGCGATCGCGCAACAGGAAGCAAGAGAAAATTATTTAACTAAAAATATTCTTAGGATTCGGTATCAAGAGTTAGAAGATTACGATCTTTTGGTTGAATCCCTAGAATGGTTCGAGACAAATCAAGGTATGCTGTCAGAGATTCCTGGATTTATTGGCGGTAGAGAACAGTCCGCGATTTCGCAAATTCTCCAAACAAAATTCAAAACTTTTCAGAAATTAGAAATTGAGATCGAGGAATTCAAATCTAAAAACGCATTACTCAAAAACTCTTTAAAATATTTACCGGAACTAAAATCCGAGTTGGTCAATCGCGAAACATCAACCCAGGAAAACTTAGCGTTAGTGAAGGCGCTAAATCAATTACAAGAACAAATTTTACTCTATAATTTAAATGCCGATCGCGATCTTGCAAACAAAATCCAGGAAACTCAAAATCAAATTGAGAAAATCAAAGCAGAAAATGATTTTGCTCGTGCGGAATCACTACTCGATTTGGTGCTTCGCCATACAGAAATTGTTCTCAACTTACAACCCCAGGTCAATCAATTAACCGAAGAATTACTGCGACATTCAGATATAACCCTAACAAAAGAGCTACAGGAAGCTTATTTGGGTGCATATCAAAAAGCCGTTCGGCGATTGACAATATATCGCGCGATCGCGTACCTTTTTCTATTGCTTATTTTAAGCTGGATTGCCTATCGAATCATTAAAAATTTATCAGAAGCAAATTATCGCGTTAGGCGAAGCAATCTTCGCTTAGAAGCAACTCTTAAAAAGCTCAAAGAAACCCAAGCAAAACTTATTCAAACCGAAAAAATGGCAGGATTGGGTCAAGTGGTAGCAGGAGTTGCTCACGAAATCAATAATCCCGTTAGTTTTATTTACAGCAACCTGACACCCGCTCAACAATACTTGCAAGATTTGTTGGAATTAATTGAAGTTTATCAACAAGAATATCCTCAACGCAACGATCGAATTGAAGACGTGCAAGATGCGATCGATCTTGATTTTGTTAGAACAGATTTTCTCAAACTTCTCGGTTCAATGAACACTGGAGCCGAACGCATCCGCACCATTGTACTGAGTTTGCGCAATTTCTCTCGCTTCGACGAATCAGAACTCAAGACAGTGAATATTCACGAAGGAATCGACAGCGCTTTAGTGTTTTTGAACGAACGTCTGACGCACAATCGCACGCAATCGACAATTCAAGTGGTGAAAAACTATGGCGATTTACCCTTAATTACCTGCTTCCCCGGTCAACTCAATCAGGTGTTTGTTAACATTCTCAGTAATGCCATTGATGCGTTGCACGCGGAGGAAATATACGAGCGAACCCTGACTATTACTACAGAAATAATTCGTCGCACGCCGCAGAAATTCCCCACTCTTACAGAGATACCTTTTGAGGAAAACGACAATTCCCAAGAAGTGCATGGAGATGTTGTGGCAATTTGCATTCAAGATACAGGATTAGGGATTCCAAAAAAGTTGCAGGATCGCATTTTTGAGCCATTTTTTACAACAAAACCCATTGGAGAAGGAACGGGTTTAGGACTGTCGGTTAGCTATCAGATTGTGGTGGAAAAACATCAAGGTGTCCTCAAGTGTATTTCAACACCGGAGGAAGGGACGACCTTTCGGATTGAAATTCCTCTTCATCCGGGGAAGCGAAGAAATTCAGAACCGAAACAGGGTGAAATCTCATCGCGCAAACTCTTGCTTGACCGCGATTCTGAAACAGTGGATTCTAAATCTTCAATCGTACAGATGTTTTTTAAAGAGGCTCGAAAGTTAAAGTCTTGA